A single Arcanobacterium canis DNA region contains:
- a CDS encoding DnaJ C-terminal domain-containing protein, translating to MASQDWMSKDFYAALGVSKTATQDEIKKAYRKLARKYHPDQNPGDRAAEEKFKEVSEAYQVLSNDEDRKQYDAIRAMGGGARFSAGGGGAGFEDVFSSMFGGGGNPFAGGKFSTSGSAGFEDVFSSMFGGGANTGTSFTGFGSRRREKGEDVHASVSIPLSQAVSGTTVKVGSGLGQVTARIPAGVKSGQKIRIAGKGQPGRNGGASGDILVEVTVEPHPVFDVKGYDVYVDVPVSFDEAVLGGKVEVPTIGGTPVTIKVPVGLSDGKNQRVRGKGIAGPKGTTGDMYVKFHVVVPKRISDEAREAVEKFRDATAEADPRATFRSMATL from the coding sequence ATGGCAAGCCAAGATTGGATGAGTAAAGACTTTTACGCCGCACTGGGCGTGTCGAAGACGGCCACCCAAGACGAGATTAAGAAGGCCTACCGCAAGCTTGCGCGCAAGTATCACCCGGATCAAAACCCTGGTGATAGGGCCGCTGAGGAGAAATTCAAAGAAGTCTCTGAGGCTTATCAGGTGCTCAGCAACGATGAGGATCGCAAGCAGTACGATGCGATTCGCGCGATGGGTGGGGGAGCGCGCTTCTCTGCTGGCGGTGGCGGTGCCGGATTCGAGGACGTGTTCTCGTCGATGTTCGGCGGCGGAGGTAATCCATTTGCCGGTGGGAAGTTCTCCACCAGCGGTAGTGCCGGATTCGAGGACGTGTTCTCGTCGATGTTCGGCGGCGGAGCAAACACTGGTACAAGTTTCACCGGCTTCGGCTCCCGACGTCGGGAAAAGGGTGAGGACGTACACGCGTCAGTGTCGATTCCACTCTCGCAGGCCGTTTCAGGCACGACTGTGAAAGTCGGTTCAGGCCTCGGTCAGGTCACTGCGCGGATCCCTGCAGGCGTGAAGTCTGGCCAAAAGATTCGTATCGCTGGAAAAGGCCAGCCTGGCCGCAACGGCGGAGCATCAGGGGACATTCTCGTAGAAGTCACGGTTGAACCACACCCCGTCTTCGATGTGAAGGGCTACGACGTTTACGTCGATGTGCCTGTGTCGTTCGATGAGGCAGTTCTCGGTGGCAAGGTTGAAGTGCCAACAATCGGCGGAACTCCTGTCACGATCAAGGTGCCAGTGGGTTTGTCAGATGGCAAGAACCAGCGAGTCCGCGGCAAGGGTATCGCGGGGCCGAAGGGCACCACAGGCGACATGTACGTGAAGTTCCATGTTGTGGTTCCGAAGCGAATTTCTGATGAAGCGCGTGAGGCCGTGGAAAAGTTCCGCGACGCCACCGCTGAAGCTGATCCGCGTGCCACTTTCCGTTCCATGGCCACGCTCTAA
- a CDS encoding NUDIX hydrolase: MSDNTKAETSQDRLQAAVLVLVDRAADPSVVLTRRAFTLRSQPGQMSFPGGMRDAGESAEETALREAWEEISLDPTDVEICGRLAPAQAGNRLLDIVAVLAQWDGEGDITPSDSEVEGIYRIRLSTLARSENRFTATRDGVEVGPAFLVDGLVVWGFTARVLDNLLCKYGYDEPWNTHDVREVPGDFRR, translated from the coding sequence ATGAGTGACAACACAAAGGCGGAAACGTCCCAGGATCGACTCCAGGCGGCGGTTCTCGTATTGGTTGATCGCGCGGCGGACCCGAGTGTAGTGCTCACCCGTCGCGCGTTCACGTTACGCAGCCAGCCTGGGCAAATGAGCTTTCCTGGTGGTATGCGCGACGCGGGGGAGAGCGCCGAAGAAACTGCGCTTCGTGAAGCATGGGAAGAAATTTCTCTCGATCCAACGGACGTCGAGATTTGTGGACGCCTGGCTCCAGCGCAGGCGGGGAATCGATTGCTTGATATTGTTGCCGTGCTCGCACAGTGGGATGGTGAGGGCGATATCACCCCCTCCGATTCTGAAGTGGAGGGGATCTACCGCATTCGACTCAGCACGCTTGCTCGCAGTGAGAATCGCTTCACAGCAACACGCGACGGTGTGGAAGTTGGCCCAGCGTTTCTCGTTGACGGGCTTGTGGTCTGGGGTTTTACGGCCCGTGTGCTAGATAATCTGCTCTGCAAATACGGATATGACGAGCCGTGGAACACTCATGATGTGCGCGAGGTGCCGGGCGATTTTCGTCGATGA
- a CDS encoding heat shock protein transcriptional repressor HspR produces the protein MMAKVSKNSPILSVSVAAELAGMHAQTVRQYDRLGLVVAKRTKGGGRRYSLADVDKLVEIQRMSQEDGINLAGISRILELTEKVAKLTRANKRLQRDMEKMQALGEYMGEELSRYRATEQRVFAASPDGDVTVAERIDQLRKALRKDSGHEMVVFRPRRLVETAHHHEVKSEVSAKGLADAGFSKEALGFDDDVDDFESFGTDDDYVVYDENCEPSFPARMDASAHRVIIDADGTEDEFADSADADIDDFAQALGGSADSADDDEFDSEDESDESDE, from the coding sequence ATGATGGCGAAGGTTTCGAAGAACTCTCCGATTCTGTCAGTGTCAGTTGCCGCTGAGCTGGCAGGGATGCACGCCCAGACGGTTCGTCAGTACGACCGCCTGGGGCTGGTGGTTGCCAAGCGCACGAAAGGCGGCGGTCGGCGATACTCGCTCGCCGACGTCGATAAGCTCGTGGAAATCCAGCGGATGAGCCAAGAAGATGGCATCAACTTGGCTGGTATTTCGCGGATCTTGGAACTGACGGAGAAGGTTGCGAAACTGACGCGCGCCAACAAGCGTCTTCAACGTGACATGGAGAAGATGCAGGCGCTGGGCGAATACATGGGGGAAGAGCTGTCCCGTTACCGTGCCACGGAGCAGCGCGTCTTCGCTGCCAGTCCTGACGGTGACGTCACCGTTGCTGAGCGAATCGACCAGTTACGCAAGGCCCTGCGCAAAGATTCTGGCCATGAGATGGTGGTGTTTCGTCCGAGGCGACTAGTCGAGACGGCTCATCATCACGAAGTGAAGTCTGAAGTGTCGGCGAAAGGCCTGGCTGATGCCGGTTTTTCTAAGGAAGCTCTCGGGTTTGACGACGACGTGGACGATTTTGAGTCGTTCGGTACCGATGACGACTACGTTGTCTACGATGAAAATTGTGAGCCTTCGTTCCCAGCTCGCATGGATGCGAGTGCGCACCGCGTGATTATCGATGCCGATGGCACCGAAGACGAGTTTGCAGATTCTGCCGACGCCGATATCGATGATTTTGCCCAGGCACTTGGCGGTTCTGCTGACTCAGCTGACGACGATGAGTTCGACAGCGAAGACGAGTCAGATGAGTCGGATGAGTGA